CGCGCGTGCACAGCACTCGGCCCGCCTACGCACCCTGTCCCCTACGCTCGCCGACGCCGTCGATCGAGCCATCGCCGTCATCGACGACGCCGCGACCCGGACGATCGACTTCGCGCCGACGACCGACGGACCGCGGACCGCGATCGTGGTGCTCGGTCTCGGCCTGAACAGCGACGGCAGTATGGCCCCGGAGTTGGTCGAGCGGCTGCGCTCCGCCGTCGCAGTGGCAGAGCGTTCCCCCGAATCCCCCATCATCGTCACCGGCGGGAATCCGCAGAGCGGCATCACCGAGGCCGAAGCGATGAAGAAGTGGCTGATCGACAACGAGATCGCGGACGACCGCATTCATACCGAGGCCACCGCGAATTCGACGGTACAGAACGCGCAGCGCGCCACCTCGCTGGCCGCAGAGATAGGTGCTGAGAATCTGTTGCTCGCAACAACTCCCAGCCACCTTCGGCGAGCGATCTCCGATTTCGAGATCGCCGGTGCCGACGTGATCGGTGCTGCGACATCCACTCCCGACGATCTCCCGGATCTGCCTGCCCTCGCTCCGACGGCACGGTTGGGCATGACCGTCGACGCCACCAAGATCCTCGGGATACCGCGCACCTACTGACGCGTCCACCCTCGTAGCACCGACTCCGTCCCGGCGTCGAACATCGCCCGGCGAATCTCGTCGTCGGGGTTCGTCGGCATCGCCAACTCCAGCGACACCAACCCGTGCACGATCGCCCAGAACGAATGGCTGATCAAGTCGACCGATGCGCCGCTCATGGTGCCGGCCTCGACGGCGCGCGCTACCGCGGCCCGAAGCGGGTCCATCGCTGCGGCGGCGAGTTGCGCCTCTTCGGATACATCGACCGAACCGAGTACGCCGCCGAACATCACCGCGTACAGATGCGGGTTGTGCAGAGCCCAGTGCCGGTAGGCAACGGCAAGTTCGCGTAGATCGACCTCGGGGTCGCCGGTGACGGGAACGCTGCGCTGCGCGTCACCGAAACTCGAGAACGACGCAGCGAACAGGGCGACCAGCAACTCGGCGCGACCACCGAACAGCGAATAGATGGCCGTGGTCGAGGTGCCCTCCGCGGCCGCCAGCTTACGGAGAGACAGCGAGTCGACGCCGTGTTGGGCAACGCTTTCCGCCGCGGCCCCGAGTAGCCGGGTGCGTAGTTCGGCATCGTGAATTCTGGGTCTCGCCACTTGCAAAACTTACCACAACGGTGTTTTATAACGGTGTCACAGTAAGTTCACCTGCCCCGAACAGACAGGAACACGTCATGCAAACCATCATCGACGGCCGCCGCACGGTCGACGCCGACCGCGACACCGTCACGGTCTTCCTCATCGGAATGCGCATCAACAATCCCCTTGCCGTTCGCTCCTGGCTTCCCGCGGTGCGCGCGATGCCGCGGATGCTCAGCCATCTGGAGCAGGATCCCGCCTCAGGACTGCTCGGCTACCACTCATGGTTGGGTCGCACCACCATGCTGGTCAGCTACTGGCGCAACGCGGAAGACCTGACGCGATTCGCCGCCGATCCCGACGCACCACATGCACCCGCCTGGCGCGCCTTCAACCGATCGGTCGCCGCGACCGGGCACGTCGGCGTATGGCACGAAACCTACACGGCGACAGCACAGAACAGTGAAGCGATCTACGTCAACATGCCGTCGTTCGGCCTCGCTGGAGCCATCGGTGGAATCCCGATCGGCACAGGCTCACACACCTGGAAGCAGCGAATGAAATCTGCGAAGTAGGCCCGTACGAGCTAGAGGAAGTTCCCCGCTCGCGTGGCGATATCGAGAACGGGCTGAGGAAAGACTCCCAGTGCCACGGTGACGACCACCGAAACCCCGATCGCGCACGACACCGATGCGGTGGGCCGCACCATCGTGACGGTCCGGTCCGTGGGATCGGTGAAGAACATCAGCACTATCACTCTCACGTAGAAGAACGCCGCGATCGCGCTGCACACCACACCGACCACGACCAATGCTGCTCCCCCGGCACCCGAGGCCGCGCTGAACACCGCAAACTTGCCGATGAAGCCGCTGGTGAGCGGGATACCGGCGAACGAGAGCAAGAACAATCCGAACACTGCGGCAACGAGCGGTGAGCGTCGACCGACACCGGCCCACCGCTCCAGGTCGCCCACCTCACCACGTTCGTCTCGGGCCAGACCGATGACGGCGAATCCACCCAACGTGCTGAAGGCGTAAGCAAGCAGGTAGAACATCGTGGCCGAGGCACCCGAATCACCCACATCACCTGAATTACCCAGCGCGGTCACTCCGGTGAGGATGAACCCGGTGTGCGCCACGGACGAGTAGGCCAGCATGCGTTTGACGTCGGTCTGCGTCACCGCGACAACCGAACCGAGCACCATCGTCGCGATGGCTACCACCCACAGCATCGGCCGCCAACTCGACTCGAGACCGGGCAGTGCCATTCCGAAGATTCGCAGAATCGCACCGAACGCCGCGACCTTGGTCACCGTGGCCATCAGTGCGGTCACCGGCGTGGGGGCACCCTGGTAGACATCTGGAATCCACGAATGAAAG
The nucleotide sequence above comes from Rhodococcoides fascians A25f. Encoded proteins:
- a CDS encoding YdcF family protein; the encoded protein is MRQGRVRPTVRVAVVSCAAALAVGFGSITAVAEPDASAPATVAEAVRSADAQQYNDAQNALVKGRYDAGFAALDAVAAAAPNDANVAALQTFYANATDDAAARAQHSARLRTLSPTLADAVDRAIAVIDDAATRTIDFAPTTDGPRTAIVVLGLGLNSDGSMAPELVERLRSAVAVAERSPESPIIVTGGNPQSGITEAEAMKKWLIDNEIADDRIHTEATANSTVQNAQRATSLAAEIGAENLLLATTPSHLRRAISDFEIAGADVIGAATSTPDDLPDLPALAPTARLGMTVDATKILGIPRTY
- a CDS encoding TetR/AcrR family transcriptional regulator, yielding MARPRIHDAELRTRLLGAAAESVAQHGVDSLSLRKLAAAEGTSTTAIYSLFGGRAELLVALFAASFSSFGDAQRSVPVTGDPEVDLRELAVAYRHWALHNPHLYAVMFGGVLGSVDVSEEAQLAAAAMDPLRAAVARAVEAGTMSGASVDLISHSFWAIVHGLVSLELAMPTNPDDEIRRAMFDAGTESVLRGWTRQ
- a CDS encoding DUF4188 domain-containing protein, producing MQTIIDGRRTVDADRDTVTVFLIGMRINNPLAVRSWLPAVRAMPRMLSHLEQDPASGLLGYHSWLGRTTMLVSYWRNAEDLTRFAADPDAPHAPAWRAFNRSVAATGHVGVWHETYTATAQNSEAIYVNMPSFGLAGAIGGIPIGTGSHTWKQRMKSAK
- the nuoN gene encoding NADH-quinone oxidoreductase subunit NuoN — its product is MTTPEVQYGLLSPMLIVFGVAVLGVLVEAFVPMRARRGVHLGLALAGLVAALAAVLGLAGTEAYAMNGAVAIDGPTLFLQGTIVLVAIPAVALLAERTVALTGAGTERRIDSFTPQASTTPGSVAEKEAIDAGVAQTEVFPLAMFAIGGMLLFPASTDLLTMFVALEVLSLPLYLLCGLARRRRLLSQEAALKYFLLGAFSSAFFLFGVAFLYGYAGTVGLDGIADAIAADGQGRSLALIGTALLAVGLLFKVGAVPFHSWIPDVYQGAPTPVTALMATVTKVAAFGAILRIFGMALPGLESSWRPMLWVVAIATMVLGSVVAVTQTDVKRMLAYSSVAHTGFILTGVTALGNSGDVGDSGASATMFYLLAYAFSTLGGFAVIGLARDERGEVGDLERWAGVGRRSPLVAAVFGLFLLSFAGIPLTSGFIGKFAVFSAASGAGGAALVVVGVVCSAIAAFFYVRVIVLMFFTDPTDRTVTMVRPTASVSCAIGVSVVVTVALGVFPQPVLDIATRAGNFL